A region of the Trueperaceae bacterium genome:
CGATGTACTTGCCGGCGCGCTTGCAGGCCTGGATCGCCAGCGAGGCGAGGGCCTTCACCGCCGGGTCGCGCTCGTCGAACAGCTCGGCCACCAGGCCGGAGTCGCGGTCGAGGGCCAGCGTGAACTGGGTGAGGTCGTTCGAGCCGATCGAGAAGCCGTCGACGTGCTCCAGGAACTCCTCGGCCAGCACGGCGTTCGAGGGCACCTCGCACATCATGATCACGCGCAGGCCGTTCTCGCCGCGCTTGAGCCCGTGCGAGGCCATGACGTCGAGGACCTGGAGCAGCTCGGGCACCGTGCGCACGAACGGGATCATCACCTCGACGTTCGCGAAGCCCATCTCCTCGCGCACGCGCTTCAGGGCGCGGCACTCGGCGGCGAACGGCTCGGCGAACAGCTCCGAGCGGTAGCGCGAGGCGCCGCGGAACCCGATCATCGGGTTCTCCTCCCGCGGCTCGTAAGCGTGCCCGCCCAGCAGGTGGGCGTACTCGTTCGACTTGAAGTCGGAGAGGCGCACGATCACCGGCTTGGGGTCGAAGGCCGCCGCGATCGTCGCGATGCCCTCCTTCAGCTTCTCCTCGAAGAACGACCTGGGGCTCTCGTAGCCGGCGGCGCGCACCGCGATCTCGTCCTTCACCTCGTCGGGCACGTTCGGCCAGGCCATCAGCGCGTTCGGGTGCACGGCCACGGCGTTGTTGATGATGAACTCGAGCCGCGCCAGGCCGACGCCGTGGTTGGGGATCGCGGCGAAGGCGAAGGCGCGCTCCGGCGAGGCGACGTTCATCATCACCTTCACGGGCAGCTCGGGCATGGCGTCGAGCTCGATGTCCTGGACGTCGTACTCGAGCTCGCCGGCGTAGACCTTGCCCTCGTCGCCCTCGGCGCAGCTCACGGTCACGACGGCGCCGTCCTGCAGTACCGCGGTGCCGTCGCCGGTCCCCACCACGGCCGGTATGCCCAGCTCGCGGGCGACGATCGCCGCGTGGCAGGTGCGTCCGCCGCGGTTCGTGACGATCGCCGCGGCGCGCTTCATCACCGGCTCCCAGTCGGGGTCGGTCATGTCGGTCACCAGCACGTCGCCGGGCTGCACGCGGTGCATCTCGGCGGCGCGCTCGATGACCCGCACGACGCCGGTGGCCACCTTCGCGCCCACGGCGCGCCCCACGACCAGCGGCTGCCCGCCGCCCCTCATGCGGTAGCGCGTCAGCGTCCGGCCGGAGCGGCTCTGCACGGTCTCGGGACGCGCCTGCACGACGTAGATCAGGCCGTCCTCGCCGTCCTTGACCCACTCGATGTCCATGGGCCGGCCGTAGTGGTCCTCGATCGCCAGCGCCTGGCGTCCGAGCTCGTGCAGGTCTTCGTCGGTGAGGGCGAAGCGCGCCCTGTCGGCGGCGGGCACCGGCACCCTCTCGACTCCCCCGCCCGGCGCGTAGACCATCTTCTCGGCCTTGCTGCCCAGCTTGCGCGACAGCACCGCCGGGCGGCCGGCGCGCAGCGCCTTCTTCGCCAGGTAGACCTCGTCCGGGTTCACCGCGCCCTGCACCAGCAGCTCGCCGAGGCCGTAGGCGGCGGTGACGAAGACCGCGCCGTCGAAGCCCGACTCGGTGTCGATCGTGAACGCGACGCCGCTGGCGCCGATGTCGCTGCGGGCCATGCGCTGCACGCCCGCCGACAGCGCGACGTCCTCGTGCGCGAAGCCGTGGTGGAGGCGGTAGCTGATGGCCCTGTCGGTGAACAGCGACGCGAACACCTTCCTGACGGCGTCCTCGACGGCGCCGATGCCGCAGACGTTCAGGTACGTCTCCTGCTGGCCGGCGAACGAGGCCTCGGGCAGGTCCTCGGCCGTGGCCGAGGAGCGCACGGCCACGGCCACCTCGCCGCCCGCCTCCGCGCACATGCGCCCGTACGCCTCGCGGAGCTCCTCACGCAGGCGCTCGGGCAGGGGCGTCTCGAGCACCAGCTCGCGCACGCGCCGGCCCCGCTCGGCCAGCTTGGCCACGTCGTCGCCGTCGACGTCGGCCAGCAGCTCGCGGATCTTGTCGCCCAGGCCACCCTGCGCCAGGAACGCGCGGTAGGCGTCGGCGGTCGTGGCGAAGCCCCCCGGCACCCGCACCCCCGCCGCCGACAGGTTGGCGAGCATCTCGCCGATGGATGCGTTCTTGCCGCCCACACGGGCCACGTCGCCCATGCCGACGGAAGAGAAGTCCACGATGTGTTCCACGCCTCGCCTCCGTGAGGTCTCGTTCGCAGCCAGGATCGCCGCACCTCACAGCGTAGCCGAGGACGTAAGCTCGTCATGAGCGAGGGGAGCACGCGTGGACGAGGAGCAGGGCACGTCGCGGCCGCGGAGGCACGTCTACTTCGTCTCCGACCACACGGGGGTCACGGCCGAGGTCGTGGGCCAGAGCCTGCTGGCGCGCTTCGACCACGTCGACTTCGAGACCGTCACGCGCCCTTTCGTCAGCACCGTCGCGCGCGCCCGTGAGGTCGTCGACGAGTTCTCGCGGCTCCACGAGCCGCCGATCGTGTTCTCGACGCTCACCGACCCCGAGGTGAGGGGCGTCGTCGCGTCCGCGTCCGGCGTCCACTTCGACCTCTTCGA
Encoded here:
- the ppsA gene encoding phosphoenolpyruvate synthase encodes the protein MEHIVDFSSVGMGDVARVGGKNASIGEMLANLSAAGVRVPGGFATTADAYRAFLAQGGLGDKIRELLADVDGDDVAKLAERGRRVRELVLETPLPERLREELREAYGRMCAEAGGEVAVAVRSSATAEDLPEASFAGQQETYLNVCGIGAVEDAVRKVFASLFTDRAISYRLHHGFAHEDVALSAGVQRMARSDIGASGVAFTIDTESGFDGAVFVTAAYGLGELLVQGAVNPDEVYLAKKALRAGRPAVLSRKLGSKAEKMVYAPGGGVERVPVPAADRARFALTDEDLHELGRQALAIEDHYGRPMDIEWVKDGEDGLIYVVQARPETVQSRSGRTLTRYRMRGGGQPLVVGRAVGAKVATGVVRVIERAAEMHRVQPGDVLVTDMTDPDWEPVMKRAAAIVTNRGGRTCHAAIVARELGIPAVVGTGDGTAVLQDGAVVTVSCAEGDEGKVYAGELEYDVQDIELDAMPELPVKVMMNVASPERAFAFAAIPNHGVGLARLEFIINNAVAVHPNALMAWPNVPDEVKDEIAVRAAGYESPRSFFEEKLKEGIATIAAAFDPKPVIVRLSDFKSNEYAHLLGGHAYEPREENPMIGFRGASRYRSELFAEPFAAECRALKRVREEMGFANVEVMIPFVRTVPELLQVLDVMASHGLKRGENGLRVIMMCEVPSNAVLAEEFLEHVDGFSIGSNDLTQFTLALDRDSGLVAELFDERDPAVKALASLAIQACKRAGKYIGICGQGPSDHPDYAQWLVDEGIDSISLNPDTVLETWLFLAGRREAA